The Croceicoccus marinus genome contains a region encoding:
- a CDS encoding histidine kinase dimerization/phospho-acceptor domain-containing protein: protein MTLDDRLRTVLGVAVDGERAALAQYRQLVDLLGSGGTVADGQLVASAFLRLSVLSRRLPVPERVAILREPGLRLRTPSLVAQLCEGDVTVAQAAIESAALDPDGWDAVIPMLRNGLSTHAKARRQQSRKDAETPPAPPLELRAEDETRPETIRTEPAVGAMEGSIESTVTVPAPVADRPASEAEAAVKPAPASGPAPKPASGPAQGLAQGPAQGPASSPAPAPNGWRKPAGRTGTADIASLVQRIEEYREQRASRTGPAGRSPGAAAEEPGEIRAAMVDCRIGPDGRIGWAGALPSLLTGLTFSTADEASVRIDKRSATALRRQQVVRGGQVTIATAPAIAGSWRLDAVPRFDQAGRFLGHHARLTRQPAKRDDSDPRGDEVRQALHELRTPLGAIQGFAEIIQQQLFGDVPNRYRAQAAYIAAESARLLAGLEEVERLVRMRKGRIAMPEGETALAAMLGQLVDQFASIEQGQGAKFVLDAPGPDVVVPVEEHEAETMLWRLLATLSAAAEPGERLDAVLEDGSQVELTITLPRALRDIALFDAKLDLSEHGEPVLGMLGAGFALRLAAAEMRAAGGSFGHDDERVVLRLPPARHRAEHSASAA from the coding sequence ATGACACTGGACGATCGCTTGCGCACGGTATTGGGGGTCGCCGTCGACGGCGAACGTGCCGCGCTTGCCCAGTATCGCCAGCTCGTCGACCTGCTCGGTTCGGGCGGAACGGTCGCCGATGGCCAGCTCGTCGCCTCGGCCTTCCTGCGCCTGTCGGTCCTGTCGCGCCGCCTGCCGGTGCCGGAACGGGTCGCCATCCTGCGCGAACCCGGCCTGCGGCTGCGCACGCCCTCGCTGGTCGCGCAACTGTGCGAAGGCGACGTCACCGTGGCGCAGGCCGCGATCGAATCGGCAGCGCTCGATCCCGACGGCTGGGACGCAGTGATCCCGATGCTGCGCAACGGTCTCAGCACCCATGCCAAGGCCCGCCGCCAGCAATCGCGGAAAGACGCCGAAACGCCGCCCGCCCCGCCGCTGGAACTGCGCGCCGAGGACGAGACCCGGCCTGAAACGATCCGCACCGAACCGGCGGTGGGGGCCATGGAAGGATCGATCGAGAGTACCGTGACCGTTCCTGCACCGGTCGCCGACCGCCCGGCTTCCGAAGCCGAGGCCGCAGTCAAGCCCGCCCCGGCATCCGGGCCCGCACCCAAGCCTGCATCAGGGCCTGCACAAGGGCTTGCACAAGGGCCTGCACAAGGGCCTGCATCCAGTCCCGCTCCGGCCCCCAATGGCTGGCGCAAGCCGGCGGGCCGGACCGGTACCGCCGACATCGCCAGCCTGGTCCAGAGGATCGAGGAATACCGCGAACAGCGCGCCAGTCGCACCGGTCCCGCAGGCCGGTCGCCGGGCGCCGCGGCCGAGGAACCGGGCGAGATACGCGCCGCAATGGTCGACTGCCGCATCGGGCCCGACGGACGGATCGGCTGGGCAGGCGCCCTGCCTTCGCTGCTGACCGGACTGACCTTCTCCACGGCGGACGAGGCATCCGTCCGGATCGACAAGCGCTCCGCCACCGCCCTGCGGCGGCAGCAGGTCGTGCGAGGGGGTCAGGTCACCATCGCCACCGCACCGGCGATCGCGGGAAGCTGGCGGCTGGACGCGGTGCCGCGCTTCGACCAAGCGGGCCGTTTCCTGGGCCATCATGCCCGGCTGACCCGCCAGCCTGCCAAGCGCGACGACAGCGATCCGCGCGGCGACGAGGTCCGGCAGGCGCTGCACGAATTGCGCACGCCGCTGGGCGCGATCCAGGGTTTCGCCGAGATCATCCAGCAGCAGTTGTTCGGCGATGTGCCCAATCGCTACCGTGCGCAGGCCGCCTATATCGCCGCCGAAAGCGCCCGCCTGCTGGCCGGGCTGGAGGAAGTCGAACGGCTGGTCCGCATGCGCAAGGGCCGCATTGCCATGCCTGAAGGCGAAACCGCCCTGGCGGCGATGCTGGGGCAACTGGTCGACCAGTTCGCCTCGATCGAACAGGGTCAGGGCGCGAAATTCGTACTCGACGCGCCCGGCCCCGACGTGGTCGTCCCGGTCGAGGAACACGAGGCCGAAACGATGCTCTGGCGCCTGCTGGCGACGCTTTCGGCCGCGGCGGAACCCGGCGAACGGCTGGATGCCGTGCTCGAGGATGGCAGTCAGGTCGAGCTGACGATCACCCTCCCCCGCGCGCTGCGCGACATCGCGCTGTTCGACGCGAAGCTCGATCTCAGCGAACACGGCGAACCGGTGCTGGGAATGCTGGGCGCAGGGTTCGCGCTGCGGCTGGCTGCCGCCGAAATGCGCGCCGCCGGCGGCAGCTTCGGCCACGACGACGAGCGGGTGGTGCTGCGCCTTCCGCCTGCACGCCACCGCGCCGAACACAGCGCGAGCGCGGCCTGA
- the aroB gene encoding 3-dehydroquinate synthase, translating into MSTVPVALAGRGYDVRVGSGLLADIAAQCGPLLRKPAVPIVTDAHVAPLWQDAIDASLAAAGKRARWLVLPAGEATKDWAHLEEVCDFLLAEGVDRGDHILALGGGVIGDLTGFATSVLKRGCGFVQLPTSLLAQVDSSVGGKTAINTRAGKNLIGAFHQPALVLADIGALATLPPRELRAGYAEVVKYGLIDDPAFFAWCEANGAALLAGDEDLRAEAVRRSVEAKARVVAADERETTGTRALLNLGHTFGHALEAECGYDGTLLHGEAVAMGMVLAARYSVRRGEMAGQDAERIAAHFRAMDMRAELPQLNLSCDGRTLANHMLHDKKMDAGTLPFLLMRGIGQAWLAKDVALDDVARFLDEQLAR; encoded by the coding sequence ATCTCCACCGTTCCCGTGGCGCTTGCGGGGCGCGGCTATGACGTGCGCGTCGGCAGCGGCCTGCTGGCCGACATCGCGGCACAGTGCGGCCCGCTGCTGCGCAAGCCCGCGGTGCCCATCGTGACGGACGCGCATGTCGCCCCGCTGTGGCAGGACGCGATCGACGCCTCGCTGGCGGCGGCGGGCAAACGGGCGCGCTGGCTGGTCCTGCCCGCGGGCGAGGCGACGAAGGACTGGGCGCATCTGGAGGAAGTCTGCGACTTCCTGCTGGCCGAGGGGGTCGACCGGGGCGACCACATACTGGCCCTTGGCGGAGGCGTGATCGGCGACCTGACCGGCTTCGCCACCTCGGTGCTGAAACGCGGCTGCGGCTTCGTCCAGCTTCCCACCAGCTTGCTCGCACAAGTCGATTCCAGCGTCGGCGGCAAGACCGCGATCAACACGCGCGCGGGCAAGAACCTGATCGGCGCGTTCCACCAGCCCGCGCTGGTGCTGGCCGACATCGGCGCGCTGGCCACCCTGCCCCCGCGCGAATTGCGCGCCGGCTATGCCGAGGTGGTGAAATACGGCCTCATCGACGATCCCGCCTTCTTCGCATGGTGCGAGGCGAACGGCGCCGCCCTGCTGGCAGGCGACGAGGACCTGCGCGCCGAAGCCGTGCGCCGCTCGGTCGAGGCGAAGGCCCGCGTCGTCGCCGCGGACGAGCGCGAGACGACCGGCACCCGCGCCCTGCTCAACCTGGGCCATACCTTCGGCCACGCGCTGGAAGCCGAATGCGGCTATGACGGCACGCTGCTCCACGGCGAGGCGGTGGCGATGGGCATGGTGCTGGCCGCGCGCTATTCGGTGCGGCGCGGCGAGATGGCCGGACAGGACGCAGAGCGTATCGCCGCCCATTTCCGCGCGATGGACATGCGCGCCGAGCTGCCCCAGCTGAACCTGTCGTGCGACGGGCGCACGCTGGCGAATCACATGCTGCACGACAAGAAGATGGACGCGGGCACGCTGCCCTTCCTGCTGATGCGCGGCATCGGGCAGGCGTGGCTGGCCAAGGATGTCGCGCTGGACGACGTGGCGCGTTTTCTGGACGAACAACTCGCCCGCTGA
- a CDS encoding tyrosine recombinase, with amino-acid sequence MSRAEIREFLAHLAAERGAATNTLAAYARDLEAAREAVPDLVHASGAALAGLGGEWAHLAPSSLARRCSALRQFYGFLVDERLREDDPSDALPRPQTRRPLPRLLTHDQIAALFAAAEEEARTERPEAVRMLALLELLYGSGLRATELVSLPLSSVPRDAPLLTLTGKGGKQRMVPVSTRAKQALSAWLAKRVVPANSGAVGSGGARFLFPSRTGHISRVRLFQLLRELAGRAGIDPQAISPHVLRHAFATHLLEGGADLRVLQTLLGHADISTTQIYTHVDSARLVELVNARHPLARGMGGGGAR; translated from the coding sequence ATGAGCCGCGCCGAGATCCGCGAATTCCTGGCCCATCTGGCGGCGGAGCGCGGGGCGGCGACCAACACGCTGGCGGCATATGCCCGCGACTTGGAAGCTGCGCGCGAGGCGGTGCCGGATCTGGTCCATGCGAGCGGCGCCGCGCTGGCCGGGCTGGGCGGCGAATGGGCGCATCTGGCGCCTTCAAGCCTGGCGCGGCGCTGTTCGGCCTTGCGCCAGTTCTATGGCTTCCTGGTGGACGAGAGGCTGCGCGAGGACGATCCGTCGGACGCGCTGCCCCGCCCGCAAACCCGCCGGCCGCTGCCTCGCCTGCTGACGCATGACCAGATTGCCGCCCTGTTCGCCGCCGCCGAGGAAGAGGCCCGGACCGAAAGGCCCGAGGCGGTGCGAATGCTGGCGCTGCTGGAACTGCTGTATGGATCGGGGCTGCGCGCGACCGAGCTGGTGTCGCTGCCGCTGAGCAGCGTGCCGCGCGATGCGCCGCTGCTGACGCTGACGGGCAAGGGCGGCAAGCAGCGCATGGTGCCGGTATCGACCCGCGCGAAACAGGCACTGTCGGCATGGCTGGCGAAGCGCGTCGTGCCCGCGAATTCGGGCGCGGTCGGTTCCGGGGGTGCGCGATTCCTGTTCCCATCGCGCACCGGGCATATCAGCCGGGTGCGGCTGTTCCAGCTGCTGCGCGAACTGGCGGGGCGCGCGGGCATCGATCCGCAAGCGATCAGCCCGCATGTGCTGCGCCACGCATTCGCCACTCATCTGCTGGAAGGCGGGGCGGATCTGCGCGTGCTGCAGACGCTGCTGGGCCATGCCGATATCTCGACCACGCAGATCTATACCCATGTCGATTCGGCGCGGCTGGTGGAACTGGTCAATGCGCGGCATCCGCTCGCACGCGGGATGGGTGGCGGCGGTGCGCGCTGA
- a CDS encoding shikimate kinase — MSQARNSPPIDHSTGPAPALPDAAALARLTARLDKPVVMVGLMGVGKSTVGKRLSQCLNTPFVDADDEVVKAAQMSIPEIFDRFGEDYFRDGERRVIARLIEENAGRPAVIATGGGAFADDETRALILDRAIAVWLYADLDTLVARVGRKNTRPLLTGRNPREVLGELMERRGPAYAQAPIRVISDAGPQSNGVARIIAALEDYLA; from the coding sequence ATGTCCCAGGCCCGCAATTCACCGCCGATTGACCACAGCACAGGCCCAGCCCCCGCTCTGCCCGACGCGGCGGCGCTGGCGCGGCTGACCGCGCGGCTGGACAAGCCGGTGGTGATGGTGGGCCTGATGGGCGTGGGCAAGTCGACCGTGGGCAAGCGCCTGTCGCAGTGCCTGAACACCCCCTTCGTCGACGCCGACGACGAGGTGGTGAAGGCCGCGCAGATGAGCATTCCGGAAATCTTCGACCGGTTCGGAGAGGATTATTTCCGCGACGGCGAACGCCGCGTGATCGCCCGGCTGATAGAGGAAAACGCCGGGCGCCCCGCCGTGATCGCCACCGGCGGCGGCGCGTTCGCCGACGACGAGACCCGGGCCCTGATCCTGGACCGCGCCATCGCGGTCTGGCTTTACGCCGATCTCGACACGCTGGTCGCGCGGGTCGGCCGCAAGAACACCCGCCCGCTGCTGACCGGCAGGAACCCGCGCGAGGTGCTGGGCGAGCTGATGGAAAGGCGCGGCCCCGCCTATGCGCAGGCCCCGATCCGCGTCATCAGCGACGCGGGACCGCAATCGAACGGCGTCGCACGCATCATCGCCGCGCTTGAGGATTATCTGGCATGA
- a CDS encoding acetyl-CoA carboxylase carboxyltransferase subunit alpha, which yields MISYLEFEKPLAELEAQIKALRDTSDKDDVVDISSEVSKLEAKAANQRAQIYRQLSPWQKTQVARHPQRPHFKDYVAQLTDDFMALGGDRSFADDQAILGGFATLKTGQKVMLIGHEKGHDVQSRLRHNFGMGKPEGYRKAVRLMEMAGRFGLPVVTLVDTSGAFPGIEAEERGQAEAIARATQACLDLPVPMVATIVGEGGSGGAVALASAECVMMMEHAVYSVISPEGCASILWRTAEKAPDAAEAMKVTAQNLKELGVIDRIVPEPLGGAHRDHAAAADALGKAIDEELGRLAGQGAAQLRSRRAERFLQIGSRF from the coding sequence ATGATTTCCTATCTTGAATTCGAAAAGCCGCTGGCCGAGCTGGAAGCGCAGATCAAGGCGCTGCGCGACACGTCGGACAAGGACGATGTCGTCGATATCAGTTCGGAAGTGTCGAAGCTTGAGGCGAAGGCCGCCAACCAGCGCGCGCAGATCTATCGCCAGCTGTCGCCGTGGCAGAAGACGCAGGTCGCCCGCCATCCGCAGCGCCCGCACTTCAAGGACTACGTCGCGCAGCTGACCGACGATTTCATGGCGCTGGGCGGCGACCGCAGCTTTGCCGACGACCAGGCGATCCTGGGCGGTTTCGCCACGCTGAAGACCGGGCAGAAGGTGATGCTGATCGGCCATGAAAAGGGCCATGACGTCCAGTCGCGGCTTCGCCACAATTTCGGCATGGGCAAGCCCGAAGGCTATCGCAAGGCGGTGCGGCTGATGGAGATGGCGGGGCGTTTCGGCCTGCCGGTCGTCACGCTGGTCGATACGTCGGGCGCGTTTCCGGGGATCGAGGCGGAAGAGCGCGGACAGGCCGAGGCGATCGCCCGCGCGACGCAGGCCTGCCTGGACCTGCCGGTGCCGATGGTCGCCACCATCGTGGGCGAGGGCGGATCGGGCGGCGCGGTGGCGCTGGCATCGGCCGAATGCGTGATGATGATGGAGCATGCGGTCTATTCGGTGATCAGCCCCGAAGGCTGCGCATCGATCCTGTGGCGCACCGCCGAAAAGGCGCCCGACGCGGCCGAGGCGATGAAGGTGACCGCGCAGAACCTGAAGGAGCTGGGCGTGATCGACCGGATCGTGCCCGAACCCCTGGGCGGCGCGCACCGAGATCATGCCGCGGCCGCGGACGCGCTGGGCAAGGCGATCGACGAGGAGCTGGGCAGGCTGGCGGGCCAGGGCGCGGCGCAGCTTCGCTCGCGCCGGGCCGAGCGGTTCCTGCAGATCGGATCGCGCTTCTAG
- a CDS encoding M48 family metalloprotease, which translates to MNRQSRAAAPKPSAVPSRRRKTVFKGGAVAMALALSACAGTTTPPVVPGQAGSITQQERQYGAEAHPQLLAQFGGEYNAPVTNYVERVGKNIAAQSGLATAREAYTVTLLNSPVNNAFAIPGGYIYTTRQLVGLMDNEAELAAVLGHEVGHVAARHSQTRQQAQQQNSLLGVLGAVVSGVLLGNSQLGQLGQELAMQGSQLLTLKYSRSQEHQADDLGIAYLSSAGYDPMAMASVLESLAQQNTLDARLAGSSGSNAVPEWASTHPDPASRVRDAFQEAQGMPGTVTNRDAFLTAVDGMLYGDDPKQGIVDGNSFVHPELRFAFDAPNGFFLVNGTQAVSISGQSGRGQLAGAPYSGDLNNYVGKVFGQLAGEGQPQVQPAQIQRTTVNGLPAAYGTARANTGNGAVDVTVFAYEFSNSQAFHFVTITQAGQAGVFNPMYQSMRRISASQAAAVKPRKIDVVTVKSGDTLQGLANRMAYDNGKLERFLVLNSLDTNAVLQPGQKVKLVVY; encoded by the coding sequence ATGAACCGCCAATCCCGCGCTGCCGCGCCCAAGCCGTCAGCCGTTCCGTCACGCCGCCGCAAGACAGTTTTCAAGGGGGGTGCCGTCGCCATGGCGCTGGCGCTGTCCGCCTGCGCCGGCACCACCACCCCGCCGGTGGTACCCGGCCAGGCCGGATCGATCACGCAGCAGGAGCGTCAGTACGGGGCCGAGGCGCATCCGCAGCTTCTGGCGCAGTTCGGCGGCGAATATAACGCGCCGGTGACCAATTACGTCGAGCGCGTGGGCAAGAACATCGCCGCGCAATCCGGGCTCGCCACCGCGCGCGAGGCCTATACGGTGACGCTGCTCAACAGCCCGGTGAACAATGCCTTCGCGATTCCCGGCGGCTATATCTACACCACCCGCCAGCTTGTCGGCCTGATGGACAACGAGGCAGAGCTGGCCGCCGTGCTGGGGCACGAGGTCGGCCATGTCGCCGCGCGCCATTCGCAAACGCGCCAGCAGGCGCAGCAGCAGAATTCGCTGCTGGGGGTGCTGGGGGCGGTCGTTTCGGGCGTGCTGCTGGGCAATTCGCAGCTGGGCCAGCTGGGCCAGGAACTGGCGATGCAGGGTTCGCAGCTGCTGACGCTGAAATATTCGCGTAGCCAGGAGCATCAGGCAGACGACCTTGGCATCGCCTATCTGTCGAGCGCCGGATATGATCCGATGGCGATGGCATCGGTGCTGGAAAGCCTGGCGCAGCAGAACACGCTGGATGCGCGGCTTGCAGGGTCCTCGGGCTCGAACGCGGTGCCCGAATGGGCGAGCACCCACCCCGATCCTGCCAGCCGCGTGCGCGACGCCTTTCAGGAAGCGCAGGGCATGCCGGGCACGGTGACGAATCGCGACGCATTCCTGACCGCGGTCGACGGCATGCTGTATGGCGACGATCCCAAGCAGGGCATCGTCGACGGCAACAGCTTCGTGCACCCCGAGCTGCGCTTCGCCTTCGACGCGCCAAATGGCTTTTTCCTGGTCAATGGCACGCAGGCGGTGTCGATCTCGGGCCAGTCGGGCCGCGGCCAGCTGGCGGGGGCGCCCTATTCGGGCGATCTCAACAACTATGTCGGCAAGGTGTTCGGGCAGCTGGCGGGCGAAGGGCAGCCGCAGGTCCAGCCTGCGCAGATCCAGCGCACCACGGTCAACGGCCTGCCTGCCGCCTATGGCACCGCGCGGGCCAATACGGGCAATGGCGCGGTCGACGTGACGGTGTTCGCCTATGAATTCTCGAACAGCCAGGCGTTCCATTTCGTCACCATCACGCAGGCCGGGCAGGCGGGCGTGTTCAACCCGATGTACCAGTCGATGCGCCGAATCTCGGCCAGCCAGGCGGCGGCGGTGAAGCCGCGCAAGATCGATGTGGTGACGGTGAAATCGGGCGATACGCTGCAGGGGCTGGCGAACCGCATGGCTTACGACAATGGCAAGCTGGAACGGTTTCTGGTGCTGAACTCGCTGGATACGAACGCGGTGCTGCAGCCGGGACAGAAGGTGAAGCTGGTCGTTTATTGA
- a CDS encoding Flp family type IVb pilin produces the protein MKLFNEILNDESGATAIEYGLIAALIAVALIAALGSLGGSLNNTFNGVGGELNTANKKMAD, from the coding sequence ATGAAGCTTTTCAACGAAATTCTGAACGACGAATCTGGCGCGACCGCGATCGAATACGGCCTGATCGCTGCGCTGATCGCCGTCGCCCTGATCGCTGCCCTCGGTTCGCTGGGCGGTTCGCTCAACAACACCTTCAATGGCGTCGGTGGTGAGCTGAACACCGCCAACAAAAAGATGGCTGACTAA
- a CDS encoding MFS transporter, producing the protein MGAYTGNSIIGPRWPLFWAGCTAIAAGVLLHLPMLAMAHRMGNHLHGMAMDGWMYLGMALIGIGVPLAIVGALPRRRPAHSASAGTSYEAADDTPLNRSHAAVLAVLVLALVIDTMKPATLGFVIPGMRGEYGITRSAAALLPLAALSGTVVGSFVWGLLADLYGRRVSILLSTILFVSTAICGAMPSYGWNLVMCFLMGSSAGGMLPVVYTLLAEIMPPRHRNWVLVLVGGTGLVGGYLSASGAAHLFEPVYGWRSLWLLGFPTGIALLALARWIPESPRFLAERGRDAELADMARRFGIVPRPRAARAEAAASTPAAQPLTTGSHRFLTPALVLAALAWSFVTFGLLLWLPSDLQDRGYDAGLASGIIASSSLLALPTIALAALFYSRWSSVKTLVGTVLLTMAGLAGALLPPSLLAQPPVLIAVIALLVVGSNGLIAVLLPYAAENYPLGIRGRATGLVAASSKFGGVVIQLGALVGLIPTLGGVAAALLLPFALAAAAIAAFGRETRGRSLREIEADR; encoded by the coding sequence TTGGGAGCGTATACCGGCAATTCGATCATTGGACCGCGCTGGCCTTTGTTCTGGGCGGGCTGCACCGCCATCGCGGCGGGCGTGCTGCTGCACCTGCCGATGCTGGCGATGGCGCACCGGATGGGCAACCACCTCCACGGGATGGCGATGGACGGGTGGATGTACCTGGGCATGGCGCTGATCGGCATCGGCGTGCCGCTGGCCATCGTCGGCGCGCTGCCCCGGCGGCGGCCCGCACACAGCGCCAGCGCAGGCACCAGCTATGAAGCGGCGGACGATACGCCGCTGAACCGCTCGCACGCGGCGGTGCTGGCGGTGCTGGTGCTGGCGCTGGTCATCGACACGATGAAACCCGCGACGCTGGGCTTCGTCATCCCCGGCATGCGCGGCGAATATGGCATCACCCGCTCGGCCGCCGCGCTGCTGCCGCTGGCCGCGCTGTCGGGCACGGTGGTCGGATCGTTCGTGTGGGGCCTGCTGGCGGATCTGTACGGGCGGCGCGTGTCGATCCTGCTGTCGACGATCCTGTTCGTCTCCACCGCGATCTGCGGGGCGATGCCGTCCTATGGCTGGAACCTGGTGATGTGCTTCCTGATGGGCAGTTCGGCGGGCGGCATGCTGCCCGTCGTCTATACCTTGCTGGCCGAGATCATGCCCCCGCGCCACCGCAACTGGGTGCTGGTGCTGGTGGGGGGCACCGGCCTTGTCGGCGGCTATCTGTCGGCCAGCGGCGCGGCGCATCTGTTCGAGCCGGTGTATGGCTGGCGCAGCCTGTGGCTGCTGGGCTTTCCCACCGGTATCGCGCTGCTGGCACTGGCGCGCTGGATCCCCGAATCGCCGCGCTTCCTGGCTGAACGCGGCCGCGACGCAGAGCTGGCCGACATGGCGCGCCGCTTCGGCATCGTCCCCCGCCCGCGCGCTGCACGGGCGGAAGCGGCGGCTTCCACACCCGCCGCCCAGCCGCTCACCACGGGCAGCCACCGCTTCCTCACCCCCGCGCTGGTGCTGGCCGCGCTGGCGTGGAGCTTCGTCACTTTCGGCCTGCTGCTGTGGCTGCCTTCGGACCTGCAGGACCGGGGCTATGACGCGGGGCTGGCCAGCGGGATCATCGCCAGCTCCTCGCTGCTGGCGCTGCCGACGATCGCTCTCGCCGCGCTGTTCTACAGCCGGTGGAGCAGCGTGAAGACGCTGGTCGGCACCGTACTGCTGACCATGGCGGGTCTGGCGGGCGCGCTGCTGCCGCCATCGCTGCTGGCGCAGCCGCCGGTGCTGATCGCGGTGATCGCGCTGCTGGTGGTCGGATCGAACGGGCTGATCGCGGTGCTGCTGCCCTATGCGGCGGAAAACTACCCGCTGGGTATCAGGGGCCGGGCGACCGGGCTGGTCGCCGCCAGCAGCAAGTTCGGCGGCGTCGTGATCCAGCTTGGGGCGCTGGTCGGCCTGATCCCCACCCTTGGCGGTGTGGCAGCCGCGCTGCTGCTGCCCTTCGCACTGGCCGCCGCCGCCATCGCCGCCTTCGGCCGCGAAACCCGCGGCCGCAGCCTGCGCGAGATCGAGGCGGACCGATAG
- a CDS encoding Lrp/AsnC family transcriptional regulator translates to MILDEIDRHLLAELQSEGRITNVELASRVGLTAPPCLRRVRALEEAGIIRGYHAELDAAALSYTITVFAMVSLKSQAEESLKAFEEHMNTLPEVRECHMLNGEIDFMLKIVSHDLQSFQEFLTSKLTPAPNVASVKTSLVIRTHKNLPGVPIKGR, encoded by the coding sequence ATGATACTGGATGAAATTGACCGCCACCTGCTGGCCGAACTGCAGTCGGAAGGCCGCATCACCAATGTCGAGCTTGCCAGCCGAGTCGGGCTGACCGCACCGCCCTGCCTGCGCCGGGTTCGCGCGCTTGAGGAAGCGGGCATCATTCGCGGCTATCACGCCGAGCTCGATGCAGCGGCGCTGAGCTATACGATCACCGTTTTCGCGATGGTCAGCCTGAAGAGCCAGGCCGAGGAATCGCTGAAGGCGTTCGAGGAGCACATGAACACGCTGCCCGAAGTGCGCGAGTGTCACATGCTCAACGGCGAGATCGACTTCATGCTGAAAATCGTCAGCCACGATCTGCAGAGCTTCCAGGAATTCCTGACCAGCAAGCTGACGCCCGCGCCCAATGTCGCCAGTGTCAAGACATCGCTGGTGATCCGCACGCACAAGAACCTGCCGGGGGTTCCGATCAAGGGTCGCTGA